Proteins encoded within one genomic window of Panacibacter microcysteis:
- a CDS encoding Lrp/AsnC family transcriptional regulator, with protein MDEKMDKLDFEILRELQKDGAMSLTIIAKHLDVSIGTIRNRLSRLTEEKTVQIIGRVDPAKVGFHAYARIFISVKPAKFIQDTAGKLSELPEVSFLAMISGKYDLELNVQCRNNDHLIELMEKIHTIEGVYETETNMYLKVFKIAQPDLDLVKDLWTK; from the coding sequence ATGGACGAAAAAATGGATAAGCTGGATTTTGAGATTCTTAGAGAGTTACAGAAAGATGGAGCAATGTCACTCACCATTATCGCCAAACATCTGGATGTTTCCATCGGCACCATACGAAACAGGCTTTCCAGGTTAACAGAAGAAAAAACAGTACAGATCATTGGTCGTGTAGATCCTGCAAAAGTTGGCTTTCATGCATATGCCCGCATTTTTATCAGCGTAAAGCCGGCAAAATTTATACAGGATACGGCAGGCAAATTATCAGAACTGCCTGAGGTAAGTTTTCTTGCAATGATCTCCGGTAAATACGACCTGGAATTAAACGTTCAGTGTCGCAACAATGACCACCTCATCGAACTGATGGAAAAAATACATACCATAGAAGGTGTGTACGAAACCGAAACAAATATGTACCTGAAGGTTTTTAAAATAGCTCAGCCCGATCTTGATCTGGTTAAAGACCTCTGGACAAAATAA
- a CDS encoding SusC/RagA family TonB-linked outer membrane protein produces MRVKQLLLFLLPLLLALNGLTAAAQDGTQLKGKVTGKDGQPLPGVTVQVKGKPSENTQTDGEGAFNLRTREFSGILVFTSVGYALKEVAFNPALVSFDVKMEESVSVLNDVVLTGYIKQKKSDITGAISSVRNKEFKDQPVANLAQSMQGKVSGVLVSQPSGTPGAGLLVSVRGTNNPLYVVDGVPMISESNSSLSTSYDTDGNEVGAGQNVSSISDINPDDIESIEILKDASSASIYGARAANGVVLITTKRGKAGKTDFAFNSFTGIQTPARKIPFLSSSEFVALIEDARAQDLKLYNEDPSLFGDDFNPAILTNTLPDSWNTGVNTSWLDEILRTAPLSNIQLSARGGNEKTKFFIAGNYFDQQGIVIENFFKRGSFRMNVDNKVSNRVSIGANASFTYSRNRRSFNDNTYTGIVTNAIGASPLEPVYNEDGSYSDYTEYQASWLSDNPVKSAKEITAYTSAYRFIGSVFADIDIVKNLKFRSSFSTDFSSLTDDQFFDPITTDAEAVGGKAIKGSYRSTTWLNENTLVYQNSFKDKHDLTLFGGFTVQSSKINSSSIRGQGFPAGSGLQNISSASAITAASDLNTGWGLVSFIGRANYAYNSKYLVSLSARYDGSSRFDPAGRWGLFPAASVGWVLTKEQFLDDVAWLTNLKLRLSYGLTGDQEIGNFQYLSYWTPGRYDGYAGLRPRNLGNKDLTWQRNKMLNLGLDFEIAKGKFSGSIEYFKGNRTKLLAEAVLPATSGFPSITINSGEIQNAGLEFSLNAYVIRHKDFTYTTSFNISYIKNKIKSLYSDNELVSAYSDLFPTHILKVGESVGSFWGIQYLGVDPQTGDPLYEDLNKDGTIDDNDSKILGRATPDVFGGWTNDFRYRNWDLSVVSQFSVGNKVYNLIRSTYQTLGWSDQGWDEDGFLYQVYANNATIVNDRWRNPGDQTDIPRASLIFSNYLQNSSQFVEDASFFRIRTVNLGYTIKAKKTKAFSSLRLYAQVQNLHVFTKYYGFDPEVSSNGGNAPETAGVDYAAYPQARTLTFGVNFNF; encoded by the coding sequence ATGAGAGTAAAACAACTGCTATTGTTTTTATTGCCATTGCTATTGGCTTTAAATGGCCTTACCGCAGCTGCGCAGGATGGCACACAGCTCAAAGGAAAAGTAACGGGCAAAGACGGGCAACCATTACCCGGTGTAACCGTACAGGTAAAAGGCAAGCCATCAGAAAACACACAAACAGATGGTGAAGGTGCATTCAATTTGCGTACCCGGGAGTTTTCGGGCATTCTTGTTTTTACAAGTGTGGGTTATGCGCTCAAAGAAGTAGCATTCAATCCGGCGCTTGTTTCTTTTGATGTAAAAATGGAAGAATCTGTCAGTGTTTTGAACGATGTCGTGCTTACCGGCTACATCAAGCAAAAGAAAAGCGATATTACCGGTGCCATATCTTCTGTAAGAAACAAAGAGTTCAAAGACCAGCCTGTGGCCAACCTGGCCCAAAGCATGCAGGGCAAGGTTTCCGGCGTGCTGGTTAGCCAGCCTTCCGGTACGCCGGGTGCAGGCTTACTGGTTAGCGTACGTGGCACGAATAATCCACTGTATGTAGTAGATGGCGTTCCCATGATCAGTGAAAGCAATTCGTCGCTGTCTACCTCTTATGATACCGATGGCAATGAAGTGGGCGCCGGCCAGAATGTAAGTTCTATCTCAGATATTAACCCGGACGATATTGAGTCAATAGAGATATTAAAAGATGCATCTTCGGCTTCAATATATGGTGCAAGAGCAGCAAACGGTGTAGTGTTGATTACAACAAAACGAGGTAAGGCCGGTAAAACAGATTTTGCTTTCAACAGTTTTACAGGTATTCAAACACCCGCACGTAAAATACCCTTTCTCAGCAGTTCAGAATTCGTGGCGTTAATTGAAGATGCAAGGGCGCAGGATCTTAAATTATACAATGAAGATCCTTCATTGTTTGGCGATGATTTTAACCCGGCCATTCTTACCAATACATTACCCGATTCCTGGAACACAGGCGTTAATACCAGCTGGTTGGATGAAATTTTACGCACTGCACCACTCAGCAATATTCAACTTTCTGCCCGTGGCGGCAATGAGAAGACGAAGTTTTTTATTGCCGGCAATTATTTCGATCAGCAGGGAATTGTAATTGAAAACTTTTTCAAACGTGGTTCGTTCCGTATGAATGTAGATAATAAGGTCAGTAACCGTGTATCGATCGGTGCAAATGCCAGTTTTACGTATTCCCGCAACCGCAGAAGCTTCAATGACAACACTTATACAGGTATTGTTACAAACGCAATTGGTGCATCACCGCTGGAGCCGGTGTACAATGAAGATGGTTCATACTCAGATTACACCGAATACCAGGCAAGCTGGCTGAGTGATAACCCGGTAAAATCAGCCAAAGAGATTACTGCATATACATCGGCCTATCGTTTTATCGGTTCTGTATTTGCCGATATAGATATTGTAAAAAATCTAAAGTTCAGAAGTTCATTCAGCACAGACTTTTCCAGTCTTACAGACGATCAGTTCTTTGACCCCATCACCACCGATGCAGAAGCCGTTGGTGGCAAAGCAATCAAAGGCAGTTACAGGAGCACCACCTGGCTCAATGAAAATACGCTGGTGTATCAAAACAGCTTCAAAGACAAACACGACCTTACGCTTTTTGGCGGTTTCACCGTACAGTCGTCAAAGATCAACAGTTCTTCTATCCGTGGCCAGGGCTTTCCTGCCGGCAGCGGCCTGCAGAATATTTCCAGCGCATCTGCGATCACCGCAGCGTCAGATCTTAATACCGGCTGGGGTTTGGTTTCATTCATCGGCAGGGCAAACTATGCTTACAATTCCAAATACCTGGTGTCGCTTAGTGCCCGTTATGACGGCTCATCACGTTTCGATCCTGCGGGCCGCTGGGGTTTGTTCCCTGCTGCCTCCGTTGGCTGGGTACTTACAAAAGAGCAGTTCCTGGATGATGTTGCATGGCTCACCAATCTTAAACTGCGTTTAAGTTATGGTCTAACAGGCGACCAGGAAATAGGCAATTTTCAATACCTCAGCTATTGGACACCCGGCCGGTACGATGGTTATGCCGGTCTTCGTCCACGAAACCTGGGCAACAAAGACCTTACATGGCAGCGCAACAAGATGTTGAACCTCGGTCTCGATTTTGAGATAGCCAAAGGTAAATTCAGCGGTTCTATAGAATACTTCAAAGGCAACCGTACGAAGCTGCTTGCAGAAGCTGTATTGCCCGCTACATCCGGCTTTCCGTCAATCACCATCAACTCTGGCGAAATTCAAAATGCGGGCCTCGAGTTTTCTTTAAATGCATATGTTATCCGTCACAAAGATTTTACCTACACCACTTCGTTCAACATCAGTTACATCAAAAACAAAATCAAATCGCTGTATTCTGATAATGAACTGGTAAGTGCTTACTCAGACCTTTTTCCCACACATATCCTGAAAGTTGGTGAATCCGTTGGTTCTTTCTGGGGCATTCAGTACCTCGGTGTAGACCCGCAAACAGGCGACCCTTTGTATGAGGACCTGAATAAAGACGGCACAATAGATGATAATGACAGTAAAATCTTAGGCAGAGCAACACCTGATGTTTTTGGTGGCTGGACGAATGACTTCCGCTACAGGAACTGGGACCTCTCCGTAGTGTCGCAATTCAGTGTTGGCAACAAGGTTTACAACCTCATACGCAGTACTTATCAAACACTTGGCTGGAGCGACCAGGGCTGGGATGAAGACGGATTTTTATACCAGGTATATGCCAACAATGCAACAATTGTAAACGACCGCTGGCGCAATCCCGGAGACCAGACTGATATACCAAGAGCGTCGCTCATCTTCTCCAATTACCTGCAAAACTCGTCGCAGTTCGTGGAAGATGCATCGTTCTTTCGCATACGCACGGTAAACCTGGGCTATACCATCAAAGCAAAGAAAACAAAAGCATTCTCATCATTGCGTTTATATGCACAGGTACAAAACCTGCATGTGTTTACAAAGTATTATGGTTTCGATCCTGAAGTAAGCAGCAATGGCGGCAATGCACCCGAAACAGCAGGTGTTGATTACGCAGCTTACCCGCAGGCAAGAACACTGACTTTTGGTGTAAACTTTAATTTTTAA
- a CDS encoding RagB/SusD family nutrient uptake outer membrane protein translates to MKGIQYILIVAMLMLTATSCKKILDVVSPNEVGDDAIFSTVDGLRNARIGMYNTLQNRNYYGGYFPLFTECYTDNGTTGGYDVIDLNDIAARTVGTANIYVQQTYNAIYNTIYTANKIINNIDNVPGLGADEHDNTLAEAYFVRALAEFDLLRTWGEHWDKTSVFGISVVTTTDAPEQSVARSTVEQSYQQIIADLTQADGLFNNYQGNQYASSAAAKALLARVYLYYGDYEAAAENAAAVIAEGSFALFGPDDLSKIYTEKNTEESIFELVFDPQNTSAFNAATYLRDDALRSDVIFIANADLHTFFESRPGDNRSSLVDFENNDVSIQPDGRTQKYRGETTKDNAAYIIRLAEMYLVNAEALGRSSAGLAALNELRTSRGLEALQLSDVPTADDYLLAILDERRAELNFEGHRLSDLARLGLTGTYLGEGVNPIMPIPAREISATNGVVAQNDGY, encoded by the coding sequence ATGAAAGGAATTCAATATATACTCATCGTTGCAATGCTCATGCTTACTGCAACATCATGCAAAAAAATTCTTGATGTAGTTTCTCCCAACGAAGTGGGCGATGATGCCATCTTCTCTACTGTTGACGGGCTGCGCAATGCAAGGATAGGCATGTACAACACATTGCAGAACCGCAACTATTATGGAGGTTATTTTCCATTGTTTACGGAATGCTATACAGACAACGGCACCACGGGTGGCTACGATGTAATAGACCTGAACGATATTGCGGCCAGGACAGTGGGTACTGCCAATATCTATGTACAGCAAACATACAATGCAATTTACAATACAATCTATACAGCCAATAAGATTATCAATAACATTGACAACGTTCCGGGGCTTGGCGCAGATGAACATGATAACACACTGGCGGAAGCTTATTTTGTAAGGGCGCTGGCAGAGTTCGATCTGCTGAGAACGTGGGGCGAACATTGGGACAAGACTTCTGTCTTTGGCATTTCTGTTGTTACAACTACAGATGCGCCGGAGCAAAGCGTGGCAAGAAGTACAGTAGAACAATCGTACCAGCAGATCATTGCAGATCTTACGCAGGCAGACGGGCTGTTCAACAATTACCAGGGCAACCAGTATGCGTCGTCTGCTGCTGCCAAAGCCTTACTGGCAAGAGTTTACCTCTACTACGGCGATTATGAGGCCGCTGCAGAAAACGCCGCCGCAGTAATAGCGGAAGGAAGTTTTGCGCTGTTTGGCCCCGATGATCTCTCCAAAATATACACAGAAAAAAATACGGAAGAAAGCATTTTCGAACTCGTGTTTGACCCGCAAAATACCAGCGCTTTTAATGCTGCAACTTATCTTAGAGATGATGCATTGCGCAGTGATGTGATCTTTATTGCAAATGCTGATCTGCATACATTTTTTGAATCAAGACCCGGTGACAACCGCAGCAGCCTGGTAGATTTTGAAAATAATGATGTGAGCATTCAGCCGGACGGCCGTACACAAAAATACCGCGGCGAAACGACCAAAGATAACGCTGCCTACATTATACGGCTGGCGGAAATGTACCTGGTCAACGCTGAAGCGCTGGGCAGAAGCAGCGCAGGGCTGGCTGCATTAAATGAATTAAGAACAAGCAGGGGTTTGGAAGCATTGCAACTGTCAGACGTACCAACTGCAGATGATTATTTGCTGGCAATACTGGATGAACGCAGGGCGGAACTGAATTTTGAGGGTCATCGTTTGTCGGATCTTGCCAGGCTGGGCTTAACAGGTACTTATCTTGGTGAAGGCGTAAACCCGATCATGCCGATCCCTGCAAGAGAGATCAGCGCAACAAACGGGGTGGTAGCACAGAATGACGGGTATTAG